A DNA window from Verrucomicrobiota bacterium contains the following coding sequences:
- a CDS encoding LacI family DNA-binding transcriptional regulator produces MNATKITMQDLANVLELSSSTVSRALKNDLRISEKTRKRVIEKANQLQYRPNPMVSALMATRKKRGGSGEIGTIALITDYRGSQKWREKDVCIWAYNGILKRASELGYTISIFDLKDYHYDPKRLEQTLLARGIRGVLLGFSREANTQFQISSEKFVLAGLSTYFGHIQVDRANFYGFYNVRLALEELWKYGYRKPGLVVPEFNNAVSDHAWSAAFLDWQRLRYQKEEKRCCPFIPNGSSSGSDFKKWMSHEKPDVILVYKFPVRHYLNEMGLRVPEDIGLAYLYRNADEMGMAAGIDGRMNLVGAASVDLVVKKLQLNLSGEDTNTNDVLIKGRWHHGPTLTQLKQDKEEALLEK; encoded by the coding sequence ATGAATGCGACTAAAATTACCATGCAAGATCTCGCTAATGTATTAGAACTCTCTTCTTCTACTGTATCGCGAGCCTTAAAAAATGATCTTCGCATTTCAGAAAAAACCCGGAAACGTGTCATAGAAAAGGCCAATCAGTTACAGTATCGACCAAACCCCATGGTAAGCGCGCTCATGGCCACTCGGAAAAAGCGCGGGGGCTCTGGAGAAATAGGAACCATTGCTTTAATAACAGATTACCGGGGTTCACAAAAGTGGCGTGAAAAGGATGTTTGCATCTGGGCTTATAATGGAATCCTTAAAAGGGCCTCAGAACTAGGCTACACTATCTCAATATTTGATTTAAAAGACTACCATTATGACCCAAAAAGATTAGAACAAACACTACTTGCTCGGGGAATCAGAGGGGTGTTGCTAGGGTTTTCCCGTGAAGCAAACACTCAGTTTCAAATTTCATCAGAAAAATTCGTCTTGGCAGGTTTGAGCACTTATTTTGGCCATATACAAGTCGACCGAGCCAATTTCTATGGATTTTACAATGTCCGTTTGGCCCTAGAAGAACTCTGGAAATATGGCTATAGAAAGCCTGGGTTAGTTGTTCCAGAATTTAATAATGCCGTTTCTGACCATGCCTGGTCTGCAGCATTTCTCGACTGGCAGCGACTGCGCTATCAAAAAGAAGAAAAAAGATGTTGCCCGTTTATACCCAACGGAAGTTCTTCTGGCTCGGATTTCAAGAAATGGATGAGCCACGAAAAACCTGATGTTATATTAGTTTACAAGTTTCCGGTTCGACACTACCTAAACGAAATGGGTTTGCGTGTTCCTGAAGATATTGGCTTAGCCTATCTCTACCGAAATGCGGATGAAATGGGTATGGCTGCAGGAATTGATGGCCGAATGAATTTAGTAGGCGCTGCATCTGTTGATCTCGTCGTTAAAAAACTACAACTCAATTTATCCGGCGAAGATACCAATACAAATGACGTTCTCATTAAGGGCAGGTGGCATCATGGGCCTACTCTGACACAACTCAAGCAAGACAAGGAAGAAGCTCTTCTTGAAAAATAA
- a CDS encoding MSMEG_0572/Sll0783 family nitrogen starvation response protein, with product MPKVEKEMNKAGDFLVDYEEKVFPDIKADEGEKALVTFHTVAFEGSISIVNTLSATRLQRKGYETSILLYGPGVTMGFQRGFPTLGDEAFPGHLFVNQRLEKFMEEGGKVYGCRFSTQALYGQTEKAFIPGIIPINPLDVLDIILMHKKANAVIMDSWTV from the coding sequence ATGCCTAAAGTAGAAAAAGAAATGAACAAAGCGGGGGATTTTCTCGTTGATTACGAGGAAAAAGTATTTCCAGATATCAAAGCAGATGAGGGGGAGAAGGCGCTTGTTACTTTTCACACGGTCGCCTTTGAAGGATCTATCTCCATTGTAAATACCTTATCGGCCACGAGATTGCAACGCAAGGGGTATGAAACTTCTATCTTATTATATGGACCCGGCGTTACTATGGGTTTTCAAAGGGGCTTTCCGACACTGGGAGATGAAGCTTTTCCCGGACATCTATTTGTCAACCAGCGTCTAGAGAAGTTTATGGAAGAGGGTGGCAAAGTCTATGGGTGTCGCTTTTCTACTCAGGCACTATATGGACAAACAGAGAAAGCTTTTATTCCAGGCATCATACCGATTAATCCACTAGATGTTTTAGATATCATTTTGATGCATAAGAAAGCGAACGCCGTGATTATGGATTCATGGACTGTGTAG